In one Sphingomonas sp. AP4-R1 genomic region, the following are encoded:
- a CDS encoding polysaccharide biosynthesis tyrosine autokinase: MNPEQEAATTQDLAGIVSRFRRHVPIGLAIIFVMLLLAYGGTKMMTPRYSAAAQLSYAPQQALSRDGQAAPPQQMSDSARDAAVESQLQIAMSLPVAIQALKNPQVANDPHIRSRAKAFDPTGKSSDALAASLLASVTTARLGTTPFFTIGYSDTDPLAAARIANAVAAAYLVVQAEQKLGQGSATSNQLKAQVDKLRAQAEQADAAVAAYRLKHNILTDPNASMPDNEMSNIGVQLSDARGAAAQAQSRSAVSGSTVISGGVDTTALATLREQRAEASRDLAGLASRYGDRNPQVIDARQKVADLDDALAKEMASMSRSARAESNAAAARSASLQSSLAQAQAKLAGTVNAGVQLAELQRRADNAHTLYTNLLTASGQQNANAAMIQPDAQLVTPAVAPLAPSSPKMLINLLVGFIAGLAIAIAVAYLRERWSQTINTIEDVQRLLGVEFLTTIPTLQSAIDKPKTRDPAEAVILHPLSSYAEAFRSLAQTLVFDARKSEAPGGRVIGVGSALPREGKTTTTISIARVLAMGATKVVLIDADLRRRSVTETLAPSTQKGWIDVLNGTATLSEVMIEDQTGAIVLPLAPGSERAQRVFDGDAFEKMLTHLREHFEVVVVDTAPVLALVDTRAMMPHLDSFVLLAHWRTTPVKAIRAALHQLDTIGAAVAGVAMTMVNLKTQAQSGYGDASYYYSEMKDYYVSS; encoded by the coding sequence ATGAATCCAGAACAAGAGGCAGCCACGACCCAGGATCTGGCGGGCATTGTTTCGCGCTTCCGGCGTCATGTGCCGATCGGCCTGGCGATCATTTTCGTCATGCTGCTGCTCGCTTATGGCGGCACGAAGATGATGACGCCGCGTTATTCCGCGGCGGCGCAGCTGAGCTATGCACCGCAGCAGGCCCTGTCCCGTGACGGGCAGGCGGCACCGCCCCAGCAGATGAGCGACTCCGCGCGCGACGCCGCCGTCGAATCGCAGCTGCAGATCGCCATGTCGCTGCCGGTCGCGATCCAGGCGCTGAAGAATCCCCAGGTCGCGAACGATCCGCATATCCGTTCGCGGGCCAAGGCGTTCGATCCCACCGGCAAGTCCAGCGATGCGCTCGCCGCGTCGCTGCTGGCGAGCGTCACCACGGCGCGTCTCGGCACTACGCCCTTCTTCACGATCGGCTATTCGGATACCGATCCGCTCGCCGCGGCGCGCATCGCCAATGCGGTGGCCGCCGCCTATCTGGTGGTGCAGGCCGAACAGAAGCTGGGCCAGGGTTCCGCTACCTCGAACCAGCTCAAGGCCCAGGTCGACAAGCTGCGCGCGCAGGCCGAGCAGGCCGACGCCGCCGTCGCCGCTTACCGGCTCAAGCACAATATCCTGACCGATCCGAATGCCTCGATGCCCGACAACGAGATGTCGAACATCGGCGTGCAGCTGTCCGATGCGCGCGGTGCCGCCGCACAGGCGCAGTCGCGCAGCGCGGTCAGCGGATCGACCGTCATTTCGGGCGGCGTCGATACCACCGCGCTCGCCACGCTGCGCGAGCAGCGGGCCGAGGCGTCGCGCGATCTGGCGGGGCTCGCCTCGCGTTATGGCGATCGCAACCCGCAGGTGATCGATGCGCGCCAGAAGGTCGCCGATCTCGACGATGCGCTGGCCAAGGAAATGGCGAGCATGTCGCGCAGCGCGCGGGCCGAATCGAATGCGGCGGCGGCCCGCTCGGCCTCGCTCCAGTCCAGCCTCGCCCAGGCGCAGGCCAAGCTGGCGGGCACGGTGAATGCCGGCGTCCAGCTGGCGGAGCTGCAGCGCCGGGCCGATAACGCCCATACGCTCTACACCAACCTGCTCACTGCATCGGGCCAGCAGAATGCCAATGCGGCGATGATCCAGCCCGACGCGCAGCTCGTCACGCCGGCGGTCGCGCCGCTGGCGCCGTCGTCGCCGAAGATGCTGATCAACCTGCTGGTCGGCTTCATCGCGGGCCTCGCCATCGCCATCGCCGTCGCTTACCTGCGCGAGCGCTGGTCGCAGACGATCAACACGATCGAGGACGTTCAGCGCCTGCTCGGCGTCGAATTCCTGACGACGATTCCGACGCTGCAGTCGGCGATCGACAAGCCCAAGACGCGCGATCCGGCCGAGGCGGTGATCCTGCATCCGCTGTCCTCTTATGCGGAAGCGTTCCGCAGCCTGGCGCAGACGCTGGTGTTCGACGCGCGCAAGTCGGAGGCTCCGGGCGGCCGTGTGATCGGCGTCGGCTCCGCGCTGCCGCGCGAGGGCAAGACGACGACGACCATCTCGATCGCGCGCGTGCTCGCGATGGGCGCCACCAAGGTGGTGCTGATCGACGCCGATCTTCGCCGCCGTTCGGTGACGGAGACGCTGGCGCCCTCCACCCAGAAGGGCTGGATCGACGTGCTGAACGGCACGGCGACGCTCAGCGAAGTGATGATCGAGGATCAGACCGGCGCGATCGTGCTGCCGCTGGCGCCGGGATCGGAGCGCGCCCAGCGCGTGTTCGACGGTGACGCGTTCGAAAAGATGCTGACGCATCTGCGCGAGCATTTCGAAGTCGTCGTGGTCGATACCGCGCCGGTGCTGGCGCTGGTCGACACGCGCGCGATGATGCCGCATCTCGACTCGTTCGTGCTGCTCGCCCACTGGCGCACCACGCCGGTCAAGGCGATCCGCGCCGCGTTGCATCAGCTGGATACGATCGGTGCGGCCGTGGCCGGCGTCGCGATGACGATGGTCAATCTCAAGACGCAGGCGCAGTCGGGCTATGGCGACGCCTCCTATTACTACAGCGAGATGAAGGACTATTACGTCAGCTCCTGA
- a CDS encoding lipopolysaccharide biosynthesis protein — MRALLDPVERRIGAGRAARLYAVADQGSSGVANIIAFALLGRSLPVGQFGAIGMMIGLHYFIAGFHRSAVVLPFTTDHRADGGGDGAHKEDTGWWWLGFALAILLSIAIALAGLVVGAVGRTLPSWRWLADPLLLTGLISPAMLVWEFARRWLYKIERADIVSVCSLAYFVMLGLVSWLVSRHAPSAYAGALGWVAASLAALALALPTLRPGLFDRAAATRLIRENRAEAGWLAATNLPYSVYSSASIVVLIGLLVGSVAAAVFSAARTLTNPAISLVSAIDSIDKPRAARAFARDGMPGLRSVVQRSRLSIALATGLYLGLVALFAGPLIAFVFKGQYAGLEREVRLLALGFFLFGLNLPSETMLIVLRAGRAMLTVRTITAVATIAALAIGSAHGVSGMAIAFAITQAANFVLLRFIEAGVGRRVERGFA, encoded by the coding sequence GTGCGCGCCCTGCTCGATCCGGTCGAGCGCCGGATCGGCGCCGGCCGGGCGGCACGGCTCTATGCGGTCGCCGATCAGGGCTCGTCCGGCGTCGCCAACATCATCGCCTTCGCCTTGCTCGGCCGGTCGCTGCCGGTCGGGCAGTTCGGCGCGATCGGCATGATGATCGGGCTGCATTATTTCATCGCGGGCTTCCATCGCTCGGCCGTGGTGCTGCCCTTCACCACCGATCATCGCGCGGATGGCGGCGGAGACGGCGCCCATAAGGAAGATACGGGCTGGTGGTGGCTGGGCTTCGCGCTCGCCATCCTGCTGTCGATCGCGATCGCGCTGGCGGGTCTCGTGGTCGGAGCCGTGGGGCGCACGCTGCCGAGCTGGCGCTGGCTGGCCGATCCGCTGTTGCTGACCGGCCTGATCTCGCCGGCCATGCTGGTGTGGGAATTCGCCCGTCGCTGGCTCTACAAGATCGAGCGGGCCGATATCGTGAGCGTCTGCTCGCTCGCTTATTTCGTGATGCTCGGCCTCGTCTCGTGGCTGGTCAGCCGCCATGCGCCGTCCGCTTATGCCGGGGCGCTGGGCTGGGTCGCGGCGAGCCTCGCGGCGCTGGCGCTGGCCTTGCCGACGCTCCGGCCGGGCCTGTTCGATCGCGCGGCGGCCACGCGTCTGATCCGCGAGAATCGCGCGGAAGCGGGCTGGCTCGCGGCGACCAACCTGCCTTACTCCGTCTATAGCAGCGCCTCGATCGTGGTGCTGATCGGGCTGCTGGTCGGCTCGGTCGCGGCGGCGGTCTTCTCGGCCGCGCGCACGCTCACCAATCCCGCGATCAGTCTCGTCTCCGCGATCGATTCGATCGACAAGCCGCGCGCCGCGCGGGCGTTCGCACGCGATGGCATGCCGGGGCTCCGCTCGGTCGTGCAGCGCTCCCGCCTGTCGATCGCGCTCGCGACGGGGCTCTATCTCGGGCTGGTCGCCCTGTTCGCCGGGCCGCTGATCGCTTTCGTGTTCAAGGGCCAATATGCGGGGCTGGAGCGCGAGGTGCGGCTGCTGGCGCTGGGCTTCTTCCTGTTCGGGCTGAACCTGCCGTCGGAAACGATGCTGATCGTGCTGCGCGCGGGCCGCGCGATGCTCACGGTGCGCACGATCACCGCCGTTGCCACGATCGCCGCGCTGGCGATCGGATCGGCGCACGGCGTCTCCGGCATGGCGATCGCCTTCGCGATCACGCAGGCGGCCAATTTCGTGCTGCTGCGCTTCATCGAGGCCGGCGTGGGCCGCCGCGTCGAGCGGGGTTTCGCATGA
- a CDS encoding glycosyltransferase family 2 protein produces MSGTPRFSIVILTFAREAILAQVLDRLAGHLAGRSDYELIIVDNNIEPVDRTAQLAPFHSARHLWDGRNKGVVARNLGFDAAAGEIVVLLDDDVFVDTPDFLDRFGARFTAAPRLGCVTIRKYVKGDTRRRVDLIPHTDKSVDLARPFPTFRFVGGCVGFRAAMLGETGGFLPDFFYGLEEIELSYRMIDRGWTLLYDPDIVCEELEHPAGRRPKRLVQADRLTNKFIISFLHMPSPYVWLNLIAFPPYAYFFSRGEMDVPLAVRQFVAWLRKPDRLRRHPIGRAARDYIRQCGGHLWR; encoded by the coding sequence ATGAGCGGCACGCCCCGTTTCTCGATCGTGATCCTCACCTTCGCGCGCGAGGCGATCCTGGCGCAGGTGCTGGATCGGCTCGCCGGTCATCTCGCCGGCCGCAGCGATTACGAACTCATCATCGTCGACAACAATATCGAGCCAGTCGATCGCACCGCCCAGCTCGCGCCGTTCCATAGCGCGCGGCATTTGTGGGACGGGCGGAACAAGGGTGTCGTCGCGCGCAATCTCGGCTTCGATGCGGCGGCGGGCGAGATCGTCGTGCTGCTCGACGATGACGTGTTCGTCGACACGCCCGATTTCCTTGATCGCTTCGGCGCGCGCTTCACGGCCGCGCCGCGTCTGGGCTGCGTCACGATCCGCAAATATGTGAAGGGCGACACACGCCGCCGCGTCGATCTGATCCCGCACACCGACAAGAGCGTGGATCTCGCCAGGCCCTTCCCCACCTTCCGCTTCGTCGGCGGCTGCGTCGGCTTCCGCGCCGCGATGCTGGGCGAGACGGGCGGCTTCCTCCCCGATTTCTTCTACGGGCTGGAGGAGATCGAGCTGTCCTACCGGATGATCGATCGCGGCTGGACGCTCCTCTACGATCCCGACATCGTGTGCGAGGAGCTGGAGCATCCCGCCGGGCGCCGGCCCAAGCGGCTGGTGCAGGCGGATCGGCTGACGAACAAGTTCATCATCAGCTTCCTGCACATGCCGTCGCCCTATGTGTGGCTGAACCTGATCGCGTTTCCGCCTTATGCTTACTTCTTCTCGCGCGGGGAAATGGACGTGCCGCTGGCGGTGCGTCAGTTCGTCGCGTGGCTGCGCAAGCCCGATCGCCTGCGCCGCCACCCCATCGGCCGTGCGGCGCGCGACTATATCCGGCAATGCGGAGGACATTTGTGGCGGTGA
- a CDS encoding aldo/keto reductase, translating to MAVTSLPALGLGCARIGSFNNPSPLAESIALIRGAMDLGVRLLDTANIYGQGDSERAIGKAVRGVRSEAFIVTKGGLAFSAKMKLMRPLKPLLRPLLARGEMQNSVTASRDSVMRSDWNEAGLLASLDGSLRRLGTDRVDAFLLHSPSAGVLGQPGPAEALAKISASGRAMLVGVACDDLAALDAALALDRVEILELPFDLLTEIADGPRAAAIAARHIAVIAREVVKLQPGVDPAQAVANARAMPIVSSTLIGSRRLDRVRAIALQESRA from the coding sequence GTGGCGGTGACATCCTTGCCCGCGCTGGGCCTCGGCTGCGCGCGGATCGGTTCGTTCAACAATCCCAGTCCGCTGGCGGAGAGCATCGCGCTGATCCGGGGCGCGATGGATCTGGGCGTGCGCCTGCTGGATACCGCCAACATCTACGGCCAGGGCGATAGCGAGCGCGCGATCGGCAAGGCGGTGCGCGGCGTGCGATCGGAGGCGTTCATCGTCACCAAGGGCGGCCTCGCTTTCTCGGCCAAGATGAAGCTGATGCGCCCGTTGAAGCCGCTCCTGCGGCCCCTGCTCGCGCGCGGCGAGATGCAGAACAGCGTCACCGCCAGCCGCGATTCCGTGATGCGCTCGGACTGGAACGAGGCGGGTCTGCTCGCCAGCCTCGACGGATCGTTGCGGCGGCTCGGCACCGACCGGGTCGATGCGTTCCTGCTGCACAGCCCGTCCGCCGGGGTGCTGGGCCAGCCTGGTCCCGCCGAGGCGCTGGCGAAGATCTCCGCCTCGGGCCGGGCCATGCTGGTCGGCGTCGCCTGCGACGATCTCGCCGCGCTGGATGCCGCGCTCGCGCTGGATCGCGTCGAGATACTCGAGCTGCCGTTCGATCTGCTCACGGAGATCGCCGACGGCCCCCGCGCCGCCGCGATCGCCGCGCGCCACATCGCGGTGATCGCGCGCGAGGTGGTGAAGCTGCAGCCGGGCGTCGATCCCGCGCAGGCGGTCGCCAACGCGCGCGCGATGCCGATCGTCAGCTCCACCCTGATCGGATCGCGCAGGCTCGATCGGGTGCGTGCGATCGCGCTGCAGGAGAGCCGGGCATGA
- a CDS encoding Gfo/Idh/MocA family protein, whose product MKIAFVGCGYVFDIYMRTRWAYPEIEICGVFDRDAKRAEVVHRHYGFPLYPDLETLLADPRVEVVINLTSIASHFEVTQRALEAGKHVYTEKPITTDLATTQELFAIAKAHDRILAAAPCNLYSDALATVWKVVKEGTIGRPVLVYAEMDDSPAHLMHLDSVRSPTGAPFPYAEELQEGCTVEHIGYHLVWLCALFGPAIGVTAFSKFLVPDKVAAPLSPPDTPDLSVACLDFANGVAARITCSWVAPRDHSLRIIGDAGQISLDNAFHDQSPVFLERFSRVSLSARKAYTARTQPLVGRRFGIGGGRLDLVRRWKSHAVEQERGVGRSPKHRLVSWLRRREVYAQDKILGIAEMGKAIAEGRPQLMAPDFLMHLNELTLLVQGAGSEGRTVKPTTSFAPIDLPADFATTQPDFQKAQRPKFLERRIAGVVGRMQR is encoded by the coding sequence ATGAAGATCGCGTTCGTCGGCTGCGGCTATGTGTTCGATATCTACATGCGCACGCGCTGGGCCTATCCCGAGATCGAGATATGCGGCGTGTTCGATCGCGACGCGAAGCGCGCCGAGGTGGTCCACCGCCATTACGGCTTCCCGCTCTATCCCGATCTGGAGACGTTGCTCGCCGATCCGCGCGTGGAGGTGGTGATCAACCTCACCAGCATCGCCTCGCATTTCGAAGTGACGCAGCGCGCGCTGGAAGCGGGCAAGCACGTCTATACCGAAAAGCCGATCACCACCGATCTGGCGACCACGCAGGAATTGTTCGCGATCGCCAAGGCGCATGATCGCATCCTCGCGGCGGCCCCCTGCAATCTCTATTCGGATGCGCTCGCCACCGTCTGGAAAGTGGTGAAGGAGGGCACGATCGGCCGCCCCGTGCTGGTCTATGCCGAGATGGACGACAGCCCCGCCCATCTGATGCACCTCGATAGCGTGCGCAGCCCCACCGGCGCGCCCTTTCCGTATGCCGAGGAGCTGCAGGAAGGCTGCACCGTCGAGCATATCGGCTATCATCTGGTGTGGCTGTGCGCGCTGTTCGGCCCGGCGATCGGCGTGACGGCCTTCTCCAAATTCCTGGTGCCGGACAAGGTGGCCGCGCCGCTCTCGCCGCCCGACACGCCCGATCTGTCGGTCGCCTGTCTCGATTTCGCGAACGGGGTCGCGGCGCGCATCACCTGCAGCTGGGTCGCGCCGCGCGATCACAGCCTCCGGATCATCGGCGATGCCGGGCAGATCAGCCTCGACAATGCCTTCCACGATCAGTCGCCGGTCTTTCTCGAGCGCTTCTCCCGCGTTTCGCTCAGCGCGCGCAAGGCTTACACGGCCCGCACCCAGCCTCTGGTCGGGCGGCGCTTCGGTATCGGTGGCGGCCGGCTGGATCTCGTCCGTCGCTGGAAATCGCACGCGGTGGAGCAGGAGCGGGGCGTCGGCCGCAGCCCCAAGCACAGATTGGTGAGCTGGCTGCGCCGCCGCGAAGTCTATGCGCAGGACAAGATCCTCGGCATCGCCGAGATGGGCAAGGCGATCGCGGAAGGGCGCCCGCAGCTGATGGCGCCCGATTTCCTGATGCACCTGAACGAGCTGACCCTGCTGGTGCAGGGCGCGGGATCGGAAGGGCGCACGGTGAAGCCCACCACCAGCTTCGCCCCGATCGACCTGCCCGCCGATTTCGCGACGACGCAGCCGGATTTCCAGAAGGCGCAGCGCCCGAAGTTTCTGGAGCGGCGGATTGCGGGTGTGGTCGGCCGAATGCAGCGATGA
- a CDS encoding acyltransferase — protein sequence MAATAHHGAAVASGEFTMPPPEGSKVGRLGHIDALRGIAAVLVMIQHTLEIVAVHPGAPLWFRHWADAISFSFFNFGRAGVIAFFLISGFVVPFSLKEPRALGAFAISRFFRLYPAYWLSLLISVTLLPALGLIHFPLKQVLANVTMLQFALRQPDVIGAYWTLFIEMAFYGCCALWFLFGVLRSARFLVATTIGLLGLALAAAFVRYHHPHAPLPVGYINFLAAMHIGMITRLAMLEGDALARRLLGPIVGLALILAVAISWFAYSKTPEVEPWFAGVAGIYVGYALFFYCVTQRAFANRVTLYLGGISYSFYLFHGLLLRLGRPIGFALPWWEGALVILLFASALSMLIATFVFEFVERPSVKIGHRLMQRWRAIGRDRHADIRA from the coding sequence ATGGCGGCGACGGCCCATCACGGCGCAGCGGTGGCTTCCGGCGAATTCACCATGCCGCCGCCCGAAGGCAGCAAGGTAGGGCGTCTCGGCCATATCGATGCGTTGCGCGGCATCGCCGCCGTTTTGGTGATGATCCAGCACACGCTGGAAATCGTCGCCGTGCATCCCGGCGCGCCGCTGTGGTTTCGCCATTGGGCGGACGCGATCAGCTTCTCCTTCTTCAATTTCGGGCGGGCGGGCGTGATCGCCTTCTTCCTGATCAGCGGCTTCGTCGTGCCGTTCAGCCTGAAGGAACCGCGCGCGCTGGGCGCCTTCGCCATCTCGCGTTTCTTCCGGCTCTATCCGGCTTACTGGCTGTCGCTGCTGATCTCGGTCACGTTGCTGCCCGCGCTCGGCCTCATCCATTTCCCGCTGAAGCAGGTGCTGGCCAACGTCACGATGCTCCAGTTCGCGCTGCGCCAGCCCGACGTGATCGGCGCTTACTGGACATTGTTCATCGAGATGGCCTTTTACGGCTGCTGCGCGCTCTGGTTCCTGTTCGGCGTGCTGCGCTCGGCGCGCTTTCTCGTCGCCACGACGATCGGCCTGCTGGGCCTCGCGCTGGCCGCCGCCTTCGTCCGCTATCACCACCCGCATGCGCCGCTGCCGGTGGGCTACATCAATTTCCTCGCCGCGATGCATATCGGCATGATCACGCGGCTGGCGATGCTGGAAGGCGATGCGCTGGCGCGGCGTCTGCTCGGGCCGATCGTCGGCCTCGCCCTGATCCTCGCGGTCGCCATCTCCTGGTTCGCTTATTCGAAGACGCCGGAGGTCGAGCCGTGGTTCGCGGGCGTCGCGGGCATCTATGTCGGCTATGCCCTGTTCTTCTATTGCGTCACGCAGCGCGCCTTCGCCAACCGCGTGACGCTGTATCTCGGCGGGATCAGCTATTCCTTCTATCTGTTCCACGGCCTGCTGCTCAGGCTCGGCCGGCCGATCGGCTTCGCGCTGCCCTGGTGGGAGGGCGCGCTCGTGATCCTGCTGTTCGCGTCGGCGCTGTCGATGCTGATCGCGACGTTCGTGTTCGAGTTCGTCGAGCGCCCGTCGGTGAAGATCGGGCACCGGCTGATGCAACGGTGGCGCGCGATCGGGCGCGATCGGCATGCGGATATCCGCGCGTGA
- a CDS encoding acyltransferase: MTGTRRKYLSLEAGRFFAALAVVLFHIDITTSQPKYFGHHVARWFAGGFSGVEFFFVLSGFVIVSAHYADLRSPDKAAVTRTFLWKRFVRLYPALWGILLVLAPAVYFVTALQWSGPVSLVDVVAAFAITPISEDRILAVEWTLRYEVLFYALFALLLWKRALGISGFAILIGLSLLSYAVSVSGIAGFFVSPYPLMFVAGAAIAFASRTMALRFAWPSCAIGAAIFLWRLKVCADHPAREGLLFWDSTFFGLGAALIVYGLVAWESRRPIAVPRALQYLGAASYSIYLIHYPVVSLSAKVAMKLRPHVTDPLLFVLMAVVAVGSGIAYHEGFEKRIIALLRRAPRTSAAPSMVSA; encoded by the coding sequence GTGACCGGGACGCGGCGGAAATATCTCTCGCTGGAGGCGGGCCGCTTCTTCGCGGCGCTGGCCGTGGTGCTGTTCCACATCGATATCACGACGTCACAGCCCAAATATTTCGGCCATCATGTCGCGCGCTGGTTCGCCGGCGGCTTCTCCGGCGTCGAATTCTTCTTCGTCCTCAGCGGTTTCGTGATCGTCAGCGCCCATTATGCGGATCTCCGCAGCCCGGATAAGGCGGCCGTCACCCGGACCTTCCTGTGGAAGCGCTTCGTGCGGCTCTATCCGGCGCTGTGGGGGATTTTGCTGGTGCTGGCCCCCGCCGTCTATTTCGTCACGGCGCTTCAGTGGAGCGGCCCGGTGTCGCTCGTGGATGTCGTGGCCGCCTTTGCGATCACCCCGATCAGCGAGGATCGGATCCTCGCGGTCGAATGGACGCTGCGATACGAGGTGCTGTTCTATGCCTTGTTCGCGCTCCTGCTGTGGAAGCGTGCGCTCGGGATCAGCGGCTTCGCGATCCTCATCGGCCTCAGCCTGCTCAGCTATGCGGTATCCGTCAGCGGCATCGCGGGCTTTTTCGTCTCACCTTATCCGCTGATGTTCGTGGCGGGGGCGGCGATCGCCTTTGCGTCGCGCACCATGGCGCTGCGCTTCGCATGGCCGTCCTGCGCGATCGGGGCCGCCATTTTCCTGTGGCGCCTGAAAGTGTGCGCGGATCATCCGGCGCGTGAGGGATTGCTGTTCTGGGATTCCACCTTTTTCGGGCTGGGGGCGGCGCTGATCGTCTATGGCCTGGTCGCGTGGGAATCGCGGCGGCCCATCGCGGTGCCGAGGGCGCTGCAATATCTCGGCGCGGCATCCTATTCGATCTACCTGATCCATTATCCGGTGGTTTCGCTGTCCGCGAAAGTCGCGATGAAGCTGAGGCCGCATGTGACCGATCCGCTGCTGTTCGTGCTGATGGCCGTCGTCGCCGTGGGCAGCGGGATCGCCTATCACGAGGGCTTCGAAAAGCGCATCATCGCGCTGCTGCGCCGGGCCCCGCGCACGTCGGCGGCCCCGTCCATGGTCTCGGCCTGA
- a CDS encoding metallophosphoesterase family protein, translating into MALVDRLVYAIGDIHGRADLLARLLDQIRADRARQAPGAEPTLAIFLGDYVDRGPQSRQVIDLLLEFRRDPAFESRFLLGNHEDTMLDYLDGQVSGLGWSRHGGAATLQSYGVAPPAEESRAAWSARRKALVAAVPPEHRAFLEGLELTISLGQILFVHAGIRPGVALDQQSKRDLLWIRREFLEAERTDPWLVVHGHTPKGEAYGAPGRLCLDSGGYISGRLTAASFCGDTVRLIETGRPEPRIFPAQLANAA; encoded by the coding sequence TTGGCGTTAGTCGATCGTCTGGTTTACGCGATCGGGGATATTCACGGGCGCGCCGATCTGCTCGCCCGCCTGCTCGATCAGATCCGCGCCGATCGCGCGCGGCAGGCGCCGGGCGCGGAGCCCACGCTGGCCATCTTCCTCGGCGATTATGTCGATCGCGGGCCCCAGTCGCGTCAGGTGATCGATCTGCTGCTGGAGTTCCGGCGCGATCCCGCGTTCGAATCGCGCTTCCTGCTCGGCAATCACGAAGACACGATGCTCGATTATCTCGACGGGCAGGTGAGCGGGCTCGGCTGGAGCCGGCATGGCGGCGCGGCGACGCTGCAATCCTATGGCGTGGCGCCGCCCGCCGAGGAGAGCCGTGCCGCCTGGTCCGCCCGACGCAAGGCGCTGGTGGCCGCCGTCCCGCCCGAGCATCGCGCCTTTCTGGAAGGGCTGGAACTGACCATCTCGCTCGGCCAGATCCTGTTCGTCCATGCCGGCATCCGGCCGGGCGTCGCGCTGGATCAGCAGAGCAAGCGCGATCTGCTCTGGATCCGCCGCGAGTTTCTGGAGGCCGAGCGCACCGATCCGTGGCTGGTCGTCCACGGCCACACGCCCAAGGGCGAGGCTTATGGTGCCCCCGGCCGGCTCTGTCTCGACAGCGGCGGCTATATTTCGGGCCGGCTGACGGCCGCGTCCTTCTGCGGCGATACCGTCCGCCTGATCGAAACCGGCCGACCGGAACCGCGCATATTCCCGGCGCAACTCGCAAACGCGGCATAA
- a CDS encoding NAD-dependent epimerase/dehydratase family protein, with the protein MRILVTGVAGFIGSHVARRLLARGDTVVGIDNLNDYNPVQLKRDRLDAIVADGGADRFTFHHLDFSDHEALDAALGATDIDSIVHLGAQAGVRYSLTNPRAYVASNLAGHVNILELARARRVDHLVYASSSSVYGTSPDLPFRVEQRVDFPISLYAATKKADELMSETYAHLYRIPQTGLRFFTVYGPWGRPDMAVWGFTDKILSGVPIEVFNGGNMRRDFTFIDDIVTGIIAALDNPPPDDGAAKAGGSVSPHRLYNIGNNQAEQLETMIGLIEESCGCKAIRIEKPMQPGDVPATYADLTAIREDLGFRPTTPISVGIPIFVEWFKGYRASARN; encoded by the coding sequence ATGCGTATTCTGGTAACCGGCGTGGCAGGCTTCATCGGCAGCCATGTGGCGCGACGCCTGCTGGCGCGCGGTGACACCGTCGTCGGCATCGATAATCTGAACGATTATAATCCGGTCCAGCTGAAGCGCGATCGGCTGGATGCGATCGTGGCGGACGGCGGCGCCGATCGCTTCACGTTTCACCATCTCGATTTCTCGGATCACGAGGCGCTGGATGCGGCGCTGGGCGCGACCGATATCGACAGCATCGTCCATCTCGGCGCGCAGGCGGGCGTACGTTACTCGCTCACCAATCCGCGCGCTTATGTCGCGTCGAATCTCGCCGGCCATGTGAACATTCTCGAGCTGGCCCGCGCCCGGCGCGTCGACCATCTCGTCTATGCCTCGTCCTCGTCGGTCTATGGCACCAGCCCGGATCTGCCCTTCCGGGTCGAGCAGCGCGTGGATTTCCCGATCTCGCTCTATGCCGCCACCAAGAAGGCGGACGAGCTGATGAGCGAAACCTACGCGCATCTCTATCGCATCCCGCAGACGGGCCTGCGCTTCTTCACCGTCTATGGCCCGTGGGGCCGGCCGGACATGGCCGTGTGGGGCTTCACCGACAAGATCCTGTCGGGCGTGCCGATCGAGGTGTTCAACGGCGGCAACATGCGCCGCGATTTCACCTTCATCGACGATATCGTGACGGGCATCATCGCCGCGCTCGACAATCCGCCGCCGGATGACGGCGCAGCCAAGGCGGGCGGCAGCGTCTCGCCGCACCGGCTCTACAATATCGGCAACAACCAGGCCGAGCAGCTGGAGACGATGATCGGGCTGATCGAGGAGAGCTGCGGTTGCAAGGCGATCCGGATCGAGAAGCCGATGCAGCCGGGCGACGTGCCTGCCACCTATGCCGATCTCACCGCGATCCGCGAGGATCTCGGCTTCCGGCCGACCACGCCGATCTCCGTCGGCATTCCGATCTTCGTCGAATGGTTCAAGGGCTATCGCGCGTCGGCCCGCAACTGA